Sequence from the Acidobacteriota bacterium genome:
AGAAACGCCTCGTCCCGCTACCTCCGGAAATCCTCGGAGTCCTCGGACACTACTTGCGCCTGGAACGTCCGCTGACCAACGCGCCCGCTTTGTTCGTTTCCCTGAAAGGTCGGCGGCGCGGCCAGCCGATGAGTGCAGCCGGGCTTCGCTCGCTGTTCCGCCATCATCGAATGCGGAGTCGAATCTCTAATGCCAACCCACACCGCCTGAGACACACGTTCGGGGCAGATATGGTGCGGGCCGGGATGTCCCTGCCCGCCCTGCAACGACTGATGGGTCACTCGCAAATCCAAACGACGATGCTGTACGTCGAACTGGCTCCGCAGGACGTCTGGCGCGAATACGCCTGCGCCATCGAGAAGCGTAAGGCGTTGGACTCTTCCCACCTATCATGACTCGAGACCAAACCACCCTGGAACAGATCTTCGAAATGCAAATCCGGACGCTCGCCCTCACCCTTCGCCCCAGCACGGTAGACCAGTATCGATACACCGCGCGCCAATTTCTGTCTTATCTCCGCGCCGCCTTCCCCCAGCTCCGCCGGCTCTCCCAACTACGCCGCGATCCTCATCTGCTCGGCTGGTTCCGTTCGCTCAGTGAACGGCAACCACCGCTATGCACCAAAACTCGCATCGATTGCCTCGTTATCCTCCGCCGTTTGCTAAACAATCTAGCTTCCAACGGCCACCCTATTCAGCCCGATCTCATTCGTCGAGAAGACTTTCCTCCAGAACCTCGCTATCTTCCCAAACCTCTTTCCCCGCAGGAGGATCAACTCTTGCAGCAGGAATTGCTCCGTACCGATGATCTCTACGCCAATGCACTCCTGCTCATCCGAGCTACGGGAATCCGCCTGGGCGAATGCATCCATCTGCCGCTGGGCTGCCTGCGGCAGATAGGCACCGAACAATGGGCGCTCCATGTCCCCCTCGG
This genomic interval carries:
- a CDS encoding integrase; translated protein: KRLVPLPPEILGVLGHYLRLERPLTNAPALFVSLKGRRRGQPMSAAGLRSLFRHHRMRSRISNANPHRLRHTFGADMVRAGMSLPALQRLMGHSQIQTTMLYVELAPQDVWREYACAIEKRKALDSSHLS